From the Bdellovibrio reynosensis genome, one window contains:
- a CDS encoding DUF883 family protein, translating to MEPTPNDFKRDLGNIKDNLKSGAENVRKNVKQGIEETNWREKYEDLQEQIQSRASDAVDASEDFIKEHPFYTVLGAAAVGLVAGLLIRGGRD from the coding sequence ATGGAACCAACACCCAATGATTTCAAGCGCGACCTTGGCAACATCAAAGACAATCTAAAATCAGGCGCAGAAAATGTGCGAAAAAACGTAAAACAAGGGATTGAAGAAACGAACTGGAGAGAGAAATATGAAGATCTCCAAGAACAAATTCAATCACGCGCTAGCGATGCGGTTGATGCTTCTGAAGACTTTATTAAAGAGCATCCTTTTTATACAGTCTTAGGTGCTGCAGCAGTGGGATTGGTTGCAGGATTGTTGATTCGTGGTGGCAGAGATTAA